The sequence below is a genomic window from Synechococcus sp. PCC 7335.
CGTGGCCACCATCAGAATCGCTAGCACGCCTACAGACGCTAGCAAATTGCCGACGGCGGTGCCTCTAGCGTCAGCCTCCCCACCATATTCAATCCGATAGCCCGTCGGCAGCTCGAAGCCACTTTCTTCTAGCTGCTGTTGAAATTGGGTGAGCACTGTGTCTGGCAAGGCGCCTGCTGTAAGGAAAGCCTGCACATTGTTTACTCGCTGACCGTTGTAGTGGGCGATAGTGGCAATATCAGGAACAAGGTCGATGCTTGCTACAGCAGAAAGCGGCACGGGATTTGCCCCGTCAGACGTACCATTAGTGCTAAGTAGATCGGTTGAGGCGATCGCACTCAAGTCTCCTCGAACCGCATCACCTACTCTCACCCGCACTGGAATATCTTCCGTATCTTCTAACAAAGATCCACCCACCGCGCCATCTAGCGTACTATTGAGCTGAGCGGCGATCGCACTGTTGTCCAACCCCGTCCGCCGTGCGGCGACTTCACTCACCTGCAAAGCCAGCTTTGGCTGTACTTCGCTCATATCTGCGCGGGTATGAATCACGCTAGGAATCTGCGCTAGCTCGCCGCGTAGCTGATTGCCGATCTCTCGTAAACGTGACATTTCAGAACCGTAGAGCCGTAGCTCGATGGGTGCTGGGAAAGGCGGCCCTTGTTCTAGCTGACGCACTAAAGCTTGAGCCTGTGGAAACGCTGCATCTAGCTGTTGTTGGAGTGTGGTGATTGTGTCTCGTAAGTTATCAGCGCTGTTTAGCTGAACGATGCCCTGGGCGTAGTCTGGTGCATTCTCTCTAGACGCGACTACATTGTAGAAAAAAGAAGGCGCACTTTTGCCCAAAAACCAATGCACCTCCTCGACGGCGGGATGCTCACGGATCAGATCTCTCGCCTGGAGTACTTGCGATCGCGTCAATGACATCGCTGTTTGAGCGGGCATCTCAAACTCTATTTGAAACTGGTCGCGGTTTGTTGGGGGAAAGAACTGCTGAGGCAGACTTGCGAATTGCACAAAGCCAAGAATCGGCAGTATTAGCGCCACCCCAATACCAAGGATAGGACGACGAAAAGTCAGGTATAGGCTATTAGCATAAGCTGTGCTCAGCGCCCGATTAGAAAAGCCGCCTTCCCACCACTGGTTAGCCCACCACCGTTTAGATGGATGACTAGAGGCGGAAGCAGCCGGTAGCGGCGCAGCTGGTGTTCCCATCCGTGAGGGCCATCTGCGATAGATCAATCCAATCATTGCAGCAATCACGGTGAGTGAAAGTGCGAGAGAACTCAACAGCGCTAGAATCACCGTTGTTCCAATCGTGCCAATAAACTCTCCGGTGCCGCCAGGTGAGGTGGCAATAGGAATGAACGCCAGCACAGTGGTTAACGTAGAGGCGACCAGCGGCACGACTAAATGCTTCACCGTTTCGCTGACGGCCTCACTAGGATGCATGCCAGCTCGCAAGCGGATCTGGACTTCGTCTACAACTACAATGGCATTGTCAATTAGCAAACCCAGCGCAATAATCAAGCCTGTTACGGACATCTGGTGTAGCGGAATATTTAGCACCTTCATCGCGCCAAACACCATCAGTGTCGCCAAAGGCAAGGCCAAACCCACGATTGCCGCAGAGCGCCAGCCTAACATAAATAGAGAAACAACAATCACCAGCCCAGAACTCAGCAACAGATTACCAATCACACCGTTGAGCCGCTGCTGTACATACTGGCTCTGGTCTAGCACAGTTGTAAGGCTGAGCCCGTCGGATAGTGTCTCTTCAAATGCTGCGAGCACTTGTCTTGCTTCTTGGGCCCAATCATCTACTCGAAAGCTCGATTCTACCTGTACTGACAGCACAACGGCGGGCTTGCCACCAATGAGCGCTAATTCTTCAGCCGGTTCCTGTACGGCCTTTGAGACTGTCGCCACATCGCCTAACATTCTTGCTTGTCCGTCGTCGCCCACGCGGATCGGAATTTGGCGAATTCTCTCTAAAGACTCCAAGTTGCTATCAATTTCTAGGAGCAGCTCATCAGCATCGCCTTGCAGCGTTCCTGCTGAGACCTTGGCATCGCTCGCACGGACTTGTTGCGCGATCGCCTCTGCCGTCAATCCCAACCGCGCCGCGATCGCCTGATCTACAACAACCTGAATTTCTTCATCCGCCACCCCGAATAGCTCTACTTTATCCGTACCTGGAATCACCTTCAGCTGATCTTCTAAACCTTCCGCTACTCGCTGCAACAGGGCAGCGTTCACCGGTGATTCTAAATCCCAGGTCAGCCCTACGATCAGGGCATTGGCTGCAACATCAGCATCTTCGTACACCGGATCTTGCGCCCCCGGCGGTAGCTCTGGGGTCACATCCTCTAGCTGACTACGAATCCTTGCCCACACAGGCGCAACGTTTGCTACGGCATCCTTTAGCTCTATCGTAACTACAGAAATATTGGGGCTAGAAGTTGATTCGATGTTGCTAATTTCTTCAACATCAGAGAACTCTTCTTCTATTTTCTCAGTGACGAGTGATTCAACTCGCTCAGCACTTGCTCCTGGGAAAAGAGTCGTAATCGAAGCATTCCTTTGAACAATCTCAGGATCTTCTAGCCTTGGCAAAGTCAAGAACGCAGAAATGCCCCAAACAACAATCAGCGTCAGCGTCAGGAATAGAAGCTGTCGATTTCGATAAAACACATTCATCGCACTGTCTCGCTAGAAGTGGTCCCGCTAGAAATGGTCTTGCCAGGTGCGGGCTGAATAGAAGAAATATCGCTAGGAATCACCAACTGATCTACAACAACTCGGTGAGTGCCGCTGACAATGACGCGATCGCCCTCTGACACCAAACCTCTCACAAAAGACCGTGCCGTCTCCCCATTATTCTCAGAATGCAGTAGCTCTACATCGCGCCTCGCTACCCGGTATGCTTCCTCTCCATTTAGTTCCCCTTCCTCTGTTTTAGTGAGCACGTACACTGACCATAACCCTCGCTCTCCTGCCACCAGCGCTGTACTTGGCAACCAATAACCAGACGAGGCCTGTTGTTCATTTACTACCAGCTTCGTGGTGGTGCCAATGGTCAAATCACTATCTGGTGCAATCTCCAAAACCACTGTGACCGTTTGGCTGTTCTCATCGACTTCCGGCAGTTTCGCGCTTACGAGCGCTGAATAGGTTCGCGATCCCACCTGTATCGCCTGCGATTCTCCTACCGTTAGCCGCTGTGCTACCCGCTCTGGAACACCAATTCTCGCCTCCATCGCGCCATTTTCTACTAGCTTCATCACCTGCTGAGATCCGCCGACAACCGAGCCTTCGTCCACTAGCCGCTGAGAAATCTTTCCTGCAAACGGGGCGTACAGCACACTCTTATCTAACGACACGTCGATGGCGCGGATGCGGGCATCGATTTGATCTACCTGGGCTGCTTGAGCACTAATCTGCTCTTGGCGAGTCCCGTTGCGCAATTCTTCTAGCTGGCTTTGGGCTTGTTGCAGTCGATCGGCGATCGCATTGGCACCAAATCGCCTTTCGTCTAGTTCCTCAGCAGAAACTGCGCCTTGAGCGAACAAATCGGCTCGTCGCTGCGCCTGCAATTCTGCTAATTCCAGCTGGTTTTGCAAATCACTCACTGCTGCTTCTGCTGAGGCAACGTCTTCTCTACGCGGCCCCGTTTCTAATTCCTGCAGTTGAGCCAGCACCTGTCTCTTTTGGGCTTCTAGCTGCGATCGCTGCGCTTCTAAATCTCGCATATCCAACCGCGCCAGTGGCTCACCTGCACTGACGACATCCCCCTCATCGACTAGCAACGCGGTAACCGTTCCGCCTCTCTCGAAGCCCATATTGCTGCTGCGCCGAGCAACCAGCTCTCCAGAATAGGCCCGCTCTGTTGAATAGCTATCTGCCGAACGCAGCCGTATTGTCTCTACGGGCAGGCGCTGCACGGTTTCAGCCACGGTATCCTCGTCACCCCACGAATTTGTTAGCCAAACTACAGGCGCTAGGATCAGTGGCACCACCAGAAGTAGCTTCCAGCTAACAGCAGGTAAGGAAATTAGGCGTTTCTTGAAAGTGCTGGGCAACTGACGAGCAGAGGAATCCTCGGACGGGTTCGAGGGAGAAGAATCAGCATTCATACTCAATTAGTTGATATTCAACTTGTTGTGTAGTATTTGATTAAAGTATACTCAACATGTTGGATATGTCAATTCAGATTTTATTACTTGCCTCCTAGAACAAAATGGCTCTATCGCACACTATTCTGGCCCTACTTTCCAAGCAGCCAGACAGCGGTTACGACATCAGTAAGCACTTCGACGAGGAGCTAAGCTGCTATTGGAAAGCTACGCAGCAGCAAGTTTACAGAGAACTTACTAAGCTCACAAAAAATGGCTGGGTTGACTTTGAAGCGGTGCCGCAAGCAGGTAAGCCCGATAAGAAGATCTATCATATTACTGAGGACGGCTGGCAAGAACTCACGCGCTGGTATGCCGAGCCGACTGAGCCGACGCCTATTCGCGAGGATTTACTGGTAAAGGTTCTGATCGGTCATAAAATGCCGCGTCAGCTTCTAATTGATGAAGTGAAACATAGACAGCAAGTACATAGTGACCAACTTGATCGATATCGTAAGATAGAAGCAGACTATCTTGCAAAAGATGAAATCGAAGATAGTGATCTAGAAGCGCAGTTCAAATACCTTACGCTCAAGCGTGGCATTGCCTACGAGACCTCATGGCTGACATGGTGCGATCAGGTGATGGCCATGGTCGATAATCTCGAAGATAGATAATGCCGAGGAACATATGACGTTTGAAACGGCGGCAGAGAAATTTAGGCGAGCACGATCTTTGATTGCTGTGGGGCAAGTATTTGAGGCGTTGCCGCTGTTGGATGAGCTAGTTGAAATGGAACCTGGGTGGGCGCAGGTGTATGTACAGCGAGCGCGGATTCGCAAGCGGTTAGGAAATAGAGAGGGGGCGATCGCAGATTACGCTAGGGCGATTAAGCTAGCACCGACAGCGGAACTATATTTAGCTAGGGCTTTGGTGTGGTTGAGTCTAGATCAGGTGGAAGGAGTAATCGCAGATAGTCGGCAGGCGATCACGCTTATGCCAGAGCTAGCAGGCGGACATCGGCTATTAGGTAAGGCGTTGGGGTTGTTAGGAGATGGTGAGAGTGCAATTAGCGCCTACAAGCAGGCCGCGCGGTGCTATCTAAACGAAAAAGATAAAGAGAACGCGCAGCAATGTATTGATGCGATCAAGCCGTTGCGCGATCTGCCTCCCTTTGTACCTTCACCAGAGCCGTGGCCTTCATCAGATTCATCAAAGGTAGAGAACAGTCATGAAGAAATGTCGTGGCCGGAGCAGATTAATACGCAGCAGGCTACAGAAAGCGCTCAGTCTATGCGGCAGATCAAAACCCAATCCGAAGATGGCAAAAGCAAAGGGATCATTGTTCCGATCAAATCGTTCGATCGTCACTTGCCAGTGGTAGAGGCTATGTTCGACGGCATTGCTAAGTTTGATATGGTGATCGATCGCAATGCGCCAAACTCAATCATCACCCAGCGAATAGCAAAGCAGCTAGGACTCAAAGAAGTCAGCTATCAGTATGTGTATCTAGCAGATGGGACGCCTATGGAGCTATCGATTGCGCGGTTGAGATCGGTAGTAATTGGATCGCTGATTGTGACGGACGTGGAGGTTGCGATTCTCCCGAAAGGAGGCTCCGCCAACGCGCCAGACAACGCAACTGTTGTTTTAGGAAAGAATTGTTTCACTGGCTATAGCGTACGCATTAGTGGAAACGAGATTACGTTCATCCGCTAGCTTCTTTCTCTCGTAATTTCTACGCCAACGGTGCCTCCAAAATCTGGAATAGGAGGTGTGGGTTTGGTGACTTTTACGTTGATCTTTTCGATACGCTCGTCGCTGCCTAGGGCACGGGTCGCAACGGCATCAGCAAGACTTTCAATTAGCTTATATTTTTTGGTTTGAATGAGTTGTTTGGTTTCTTGAACAATCTCTACATAGCTATGGGTGTCTTCTAGCGCATCGGTCTTTCCAGCTTTTGAAAGGTCGATAAATATCTTTAAGTCAACATGAAACCACTGACCAAGAACGTTTTCTTCTGGTAAAACGCCAAGATAGCCGAAGGCTTTAATGTCGTTGATGTGGATAATGTCCATTCGTAAGGCTCAAGACTAGAAGATATTCTATATTCGATAGCATTGAATAGCCGAATGACTATTGATGACTATGAACTTTTTCAAGCCGTTCTGCGATCCAAACTTGAATAACAGACTGCCGGGACATGCCTATGCGGTTCGCCTCTCGGTCTAACGCTTCTATCATCCAATCAGGAAAGTCTACGTTAATTCGCTGTTGCTGCTGTCCAGGTCGCTTTGCTCGTGAAAGATCTAAGTCCTCTATAATGTCTTCTTCGTTCTCGTCAAACTTTCTGTCAAAATCTGCTGCTTTCATATAGTTCAACCTCACGCTTGCGAGCCCGACGGACTGAAATGATTCTAATGTCCTTGTCACGATAGGTGATCACTGCCGCCCACATTTTGAAGTTGACTTTGGCAATCACAGTGAATCGGAACTCATCTTCGGTTCGAGCAGGTACCTCAAGTCGAGACTTATCTTGCCAGAGGCTTTGAGCCTCTATGAAGTCGATACCATACTTCGCCTTATTGGACAGACTTTTGTTTTCGTCGAATTCAAATGCCATGTCCATACATAATTTAGCAGCCTACAGATCTTTGTGTGTAAAGGGTCTTGCGTCAGCGCCGGAGTAGGTTGCAACAATATGGCCGTTACCGAGAAGCTGATACTTATAGGTGACGAGTCCTTCTAGTCCGACGGGGCCGCGTGGGGGCATTTTTTGGGTGCTGATGCCGACTTCTGCGCCGAAGCCGTAACGGAAGCCGTCGGCAAAGCGAGTGGAGCAGTTGTGGTAGACGCCTGCGGCATCGACTTGAGTCATGAAGGTATTGGCGGTAGTTTGATCGGTGGTGGCGATCGCCTCCGTATGCCGTGACCCATAGGTATTGATATGCTCAATGGCTGCTTCGACGGAGTCCA
It includes:
- the folB gene encoding dihydroneopterin aldolase; this encodes MDIIHINDIKAFGYLGVLPEENVLGQWFHVDLKIFIDLSKAGKTDALEDTHSYVEIVQETKQLIQTKKYKLIESLADAVATRALGSDERIEKINVKVTKPTPPIPDFGGTVGVEITRERS
- a CDS encoding BrnT family toxin, giving the protein MAFEFDENKSLSNKAKYGIDFIEAQSLWQDKSRLEVPARTEDEFRFTVIAKVNFKMWAAVITYRDKDIRIISVRRARKREVELYESSRF
- the brnA gene encoding type II toxin-antitoxin system BrnA family antitoxin, with product MKAADFDRKFDENEEDIIEDLDLSRAKRPGQQQQRINVDFPDWMIEALDREANRIGMSRQSVIQVWIAERLEKVHSHQ
- a CDS encoding efflux RND transporter periplasmic adaptor subunit, with product MNADSSPSNPSEDSSARQLPSTFKKRLISLPAVSWKLLLVVPLILAPVVWLTNSWGDEDTVAETVQRLPVETIRLRSADSYSTERAYSGELVARRSSNMGFERGGTVTALLVDEGDVVSAGEPLARLDMRDLEAQRSQLEAQKRQVLAQLQELETGPRREDVASAEAAVSDLQNQLELAELQAQRRADLFAQGAVSAEELDERRFGANAIADRLQQAQSQLEELRNGTRQEQISAQAAQVDQIDARIRAIDVSLDKSVLYAPFAGKISQRLVDEGSVVGGSQQVMKLVENGAMEARIGVPERVAQRLTVGESQAIQVGSRTYSALVSAKLPEVDENSQTVTVVLEIAPDSDLTIGTTTKLVVNEQQASSGYWLPSTALVAGERGLWSVYVLTKTEEGELNGEEAYRVARRDVELLHSENNGETARSFVRGLVSEGDRVIVSGTHRVVVDQLVIPSDISSIQPAPGKTISSGTTSSETVR
- a CDS encoding aspartyl protease family protein yields the protein MTFETAAEKFRRARSLIAVGQVFEALPLLDELVEMEPGWAQVYVQRARIRKRLGNREGAIADYARAIKLAPTAELYLARALVWLSLDQVEGVIADSRQAITLMPELAGGHRLLGKALGLLGDGESAISAYKQAARCYLNEKDKENAQQCIDAIKPLRDLPPFVPSPEPWPSSDSSKVENSHEEMSWPEQINTQQATESAQSMRQIKTQSEDGKSKGIIVPIKSFDRHLPVVEAMFDGIAKFDMVIDRNAPNSIITQRIAKQLGLKEVSYQYVYLADGTPMELSIARLRSVVIGSLIVTDVEVAILPKGGSANAPDNATVVLGKNCFTGYSVRISGNEITFIR
- a CDS encoding efflux RND transporter permease subunit → MNVFYRNRQLLFLTLTLIVVWGISAFLTLPRLEDPEIVQRNASITTLFPGASAERVESLVTEKIEEEFSDVEEISNIESTSSPNISVVTIELKDAVANVAPVWARIRSQLEDVTPELPPGAQDPVYEDADVAANALIVGLTWDLESPVNAALLQRVAEGLEDQLKVIPGTDKVELFGVADEEIQVVVDQAIAARLGLTAEAIAQQVRASDAKVSAGTLQGDADELLLEIDSNLESLERIRQIPIRVGDDGQARMLGDVATVSKAVQEPAEELALIGGKPAVVLSVQVESSFRVDDWAQEARQVLAAFEETLSDGLSLTTVLDQSQYVQQRLNGVIGNLLLSSGLVIVVSLFMLGWRSAAIVGLALPLATLMVFGAMKVLNIPLHQMSVTGLIIALGLLIDNAIVVVDEVQIRLRAGMHPSEAVSETVKHLVVPLVASTLTTVLAFIPIATSPGGTGEFIGTIGTTVILALLSSLALSLTVIAAMIGLIYRRWPSRMGTPAAPLPAASASSHPSKRWWANQWWEGGFSNRALSTAYANSLYLTFRRPILGIGVALILPILGFVQFASLPQQFFPPTNRDQFQIEFEMPAQTAMSLTRSQVLQARDLIREHPAVEEVHWFLGKSAPSFFYNVVASRENAPDYAQGIVQLNSADNLRDTITTLQQQLDAAFPQAQALVRQLEQGPPFPAPIELRLYGSEMSRLREIGNQLRGELAQIPSVIHTRADMSEVQPKLALQVSEVAARRTGLDNSAIAAQLNSTLDGAVGGSLLEDTEDIPVRVRVGDAVRGDLSAIASTDLLSTNGTSDGANPVPLSAVASIDLVPDIATIAHYNGQRVNNVQAFLTAGALPDTVLTQFQQQLEESGFELPTGYRIEYGGEADARGTAVGNLLASVGVLAILMVATLVLSFNSFAIAALLGVVAVCAVGLAAMALWVFNSIFGFTAILGTLGLIGLAINDSIVVLAALREDPLARTGDVKATVQVVLKATRHVAATTVTTIVGFVPLMLDSTGFWPPLAIAIAGGLGGATLLALYFIPSAYILIFRQSDKQSDLRLETSH
- a CDS encoding PadR family transcriptional regulator, which produces MALSHTILALLSKQPDSGYDISKHFDEELSCYWKATQQQVYRELTKLTKNGWVDFEAVPQAGKPDKKIYHITEDGWQELTRWYAEPTEPTPIREDLLVKVLIGHKMPRQLLIDEVKHRQQVHSDQLDRYRKIEADYLAKDEIEDSDLEAQFKYLTLKRGIAYETSWLTWCDQVMAMVDNLEDR